In Spirosoma sp. KUDC1026, the sequence GTCGGCGAGAAAGCCAGCCAGGCGGCCTGGTTGATTGTCCAGCACGCAATCAGCTTACCAGCCTTCATGAAAAGCGCGCTGGCCTTAATGAACGAACAGCAAGAGACGCGAACGATTGATCCAGTTAACCTGGCTTTTCTGTCGGACCGGATTGCCATGTATGAGAACCGTCCCCAATCGTACGGCACTCAGTTTGTCGATGATGAACAGGGCCGACTGATGCCTTATGCGCTGGCCGACTCGATCGAACAGGTCAACCAACGTCGCGAGGAATTAGGGCTCAACACCGTTCAGGAACGATTAGCTGAATTGACGGCTCAGATAAACGTTGAGCAGAAAAAGGCTCCAGCACCAGGCGAAAGGCAAGCCAAACGGGAGGAGTATGATGCCTGGCGCAGAAAAGTGGGGTGGATCGATAGGTAGTTAAGCCATTGAAGAAAAATATACCATGAATTATACGTTTTTAGAACCCTGGATTGCCAGTGATAACTCTGCAGCAGTTTTAGGTGAGTTACAGATTGAACTTGGAAAACAGCATCAGTTGTATGAAAAGCGGGTTGAAGTAATTGGGAGAAGTTTACAGGCCGATGATTATTTATTTCGAATGATTGAGAACGACGTTGAATATTGCATGGTACATTTGACCTGGTCTGGTCGTAAAGAGTCAAACCCTGATTTTCCACGAGTTACTTTTTTCAAGACGTGGGA encodes:
- a CDS encoding DUF6624 domain-containing protein; this encodes MLYPDIAQELIERQEHDLIVRQRLITEGKLFEGYNPDMEAVHLDNAQRLWKIIDRIGWPAPEQVGEKASQAAWLIVQHAISLPAFMKSALALMNEQQETRTIDPVNLAFLSDRIAMYENRPQSYGTQFVDDEQGRLMPYALADSIEQVNQRREELGLNTVQERLAELTAQINVEQKKAPAPGERQAKREEYDAWRRKVGWIDR